From a region of the Methanothermobacter tenebrarum genome:
- a CDS encoding 4Fe-4S binding protein has protein sequence MKVNDWCMYCGECAGVCPRNLIEVKETSIIFSKEECKDCRLCMQVCPIGALEPEE, from the coding sequence ATGAAAGTTAACGATTGGTGCATGTATTGCGGAGAATGTGCGGGAGTATGCCCCAGAAACCTCATAGAAGTTAAAGAAACATCCATAATTTTCTCAAAGGAAGAATGTAAAGATTGCAGACTCTGTATGCAAGTATGTCCTATAGGGGCTCTTGAACCAGAGGAGTGA
- a CDS encoding NAD(P)/FAD-dependent oxidoreductase, with translation MIKTDVLVIGAGPAGSTAAKHAALGGADVILVDKKSEIGAPKRCAEGVSMGGLESLGIKPNPQWITRKIEGVRLVSPNGTSVWLTSDTVELPEAGYILERKVFDKHMAMDAARAGSRIMIKTLARSLQQEDDGYIVNLETMGEEFQIKANIIIAADGPESRVARWAGLNTATKPKDMESAAQFEMVGVEMEDNHCIEFYFGGVAPGGYAWIFPKGDDIANVGLGVLSTKTSKSAYEHLLEFVEDCPATKNAQPVELNIGGDPVGGMPKKLVTDGLMVVGDAAGQVNPLTGGGIISGMTGGMLAGKVAAKAIEDDDTSKERLREYEKLCHESIGKEISKYLKVKDYMLSLSDEELDSIAEAFKDVEFEKISTTELVKKLVKVSPRALLKLGKLF, from the coding sequence ATGATCAAAACAGACGTGCTTGTAATAGGCGCCGGACCAGCCGGTTCAACCGCGGCTAAACACGCAGCCCTTGGAGGCGCTGATGTAATCCTAGTAGATAAGAAGTCTGAGATAGGCGCCCCTAAACGTTGTGCAGAGGGGGTTTCAATGGGAGGTCTCGAATCCCTAGGGATAAAACCCAACCCCCAATGGATAACAAGGAAAATAGAGGGTGTGCGCCTCGTATCACCCAACGGTACCAGTGTATGGTTAACATCCGATACGGTAGAACTCCCAGAGGCCGGATACATACTAGAAAGGAAAGTTTTTGACAAGCACATGGCAATGGACGCTGCCAGGGCCGGTTCAAGGATAATGATAAAAACCCTCGCAAGGAGCCTCCAACAAGAAGATGATGGTTACATTGTAAACCTTGAGACAATGGGGGAGGAATTCCAGATAAAAGCGAACATAATTATAGCAGCTGACGGGCCCGAATCAAGGGTTGCAAGGTGGGCTGGTCTCAACACAGCCACTAAACCAAAGGACATGGAATCAGCAGCGCAGTTCGAGATGGTGGGGGTTGAAATGGAGGATAATCATTGCATAGAATTCTATTTCGGGGGCGTCGCCCCTGGAGGTTATGCTTGGATATTCCCAAAGGGGGATGATATAGCCAATGTCGGACTCGGTGTCCTTTCAACCAAAACCAGTAAGAGTGCATATGAGCACCTACTAGAATTTGTGGAGGATTGTCCAGCCACCAAGAACGCTCAACCAGTTGAATTAAATATAGGAGGGGACCCAGTAGGTGGAATGCCAAAGAAACTAGTAACTGATGGTTTAATGGTTGTGGGTGATGCTGCAGGTCAAGTTAACCCACTCACGGGTGGGGGTATAATATCTGGGATGACAGGTGGCATGTTGGCAGGTAAAGTTGCAGCCAAGGCCATAGAAGATGATGACACCTCAAAGGAAAGGCTTAGGGAGTATGAGAAGCTGTGCCATGAAAGTATAGGTAAGGAGATCAGTAAGTATCTTAAGGTGAAAGATTACATGTTAAGTCTCAGTGATGAGGAACTTGACTCAATTGCAGAAGCTTTTAAGGATGTGGAATTTGAGAAGATAAGCACAACAGAACTTGTTAAAAAGTTGGTGAAGGTTTCGCCAAGAGCCCTCCTAAAACTTGGAAAATTATTTTAG
- a CDS encoding UbiA family prenyltransferase has protein sequence MLKALLRSTRITWTAKNIHMYLLALTYAHKYNLVFSPLEFLLGLVIVSILWGGLYSLNDLTDIEVDKRDKLKFNRPFIREDIRPGMVVLFISALILFSLVLSNFLNPLFTIILLLMVLNQLLYTLPPLRLKETPIAPLNSTATNNILRLASASILLGGLSIIPISIYILMFIAGLGTYLMYKEKLKETTIVSIIFFLLLYYAYISHDISLSQILIVILPSFIATIPLYLSNITDREKMLTIADITYHRMLSVFYLACIIILLFLK, from the coding sequence ATGTTAAAGGCTCTTTTAAGGTCAACTAGGATCACTTGGACGGCTAAAAATATTCACATGTATCTTCTGGCTCTTACCTATGCCCATAAGTATAATCTGGTTTTCAGTCCACTAGAATTCCTCTTAGGGCTTGTTATTGTATCAATACTCTGGGGAGGACTTTATTCCCTTAATGATCTCACAGATATTGAGGTTGATAAAAGGGACAAGTTAAAATTTAACAGACCATTCATAAGAGAGGATATAAGACCAGGGATGGTTGTATTATTTATATCAGCATTGATACTATTCTCATTGGTGCTTTCAAATTTTTTAAACCCGCTCTTCACTATAATACTCCTCCTGATGGTCTTAAATCAACTATTGTATACTCTGCCCCCTCTGAGGTTGAAGGAAACCCCTATCGCACCATTGAATAGCACAGCCACTAACAATATTCTGAGATTAGCTTCCGCAAGCATATTATTAGGGGGTCTCTCTATTATCCCAATCAGCATTTACATTCTAATGTTTATAGCGGGACTGGGAACATATCTCATGTATAAGGAGAAACTTAAAGAAACAACCATAGTATCCATAATATTTTTCCTACTCTTATATTATGCATATATTAGTCATGATATCAGCCTTTCACAGATCCTAATAGTAATATTACCATCCTTTATAGCGACAATACCATTATATCTCTCCAATATAACAGACAGAGAGAAAATGCTCACAATAGCGGATATAACATATCATAGGATGTTATCGGTCTTTTATCTGGCGTGTATAATCATCCTACTTTTTCTAAAATAA
- a CDS encoding ATP-binding protein produces MDHKINVPSDNRIFVETQAYLKLKNVLEDLKYKKGNIIHVIGTPGTGKSANIYQAIDELGLKVYNVECDLKDLSATPQEVFETIIDNTKRSLNVKEKHEAYRRLSDFDAILFADKFHDSHFLKDGVHGFSEWTLKSKRTPYFYLLCIKEYLKYKEKFKNLNIIFQTAWRLKLGDRKYDIFTDIPILSRILAKILGMIFTVVRIEYTPKETIKIVKAHLDVEEERIKKYIEVYGCRPRYILDKLKG; encoded by the coding sequence ATGGATCATAAAATAAATGTGCCCTCAGACAATAGAATTTTTGTAGAAACCCAAGCTTACCTTAAACTTAAAAACGTCTTAGAGGATTTGAAGTATAAAAAAGGGAATATAATACATGTTATAGGCACCCCCGGCACTGGTAAATCAGCTAACATTTACCAGGCCATAGATGAACTTGGACTCAAAGTATATAATGTAGAATGCGACCTTAAGGATTTGTCAGCAACCCCACAGGAAGTCTTCGAGACCATAATAGATAACACCAAGAGGTCATTGAACGTTAAAGAGAAACATGAAGCTTATAGGCGCCTTTCAGACTTTGATGCTATTCTGTTCGCTGATAAATTCCATGATAGCCACTTTCTAAAAGATGGTGTTCATGGTTTCAGCGAATGGACCCTAAAATCAAAGAGAACCCCATACTTCTATTTGCTCTGCATTAAAGAATACCTAAAATATAAGGAGAAGTTTAAGAATCTTAACATCATATTCCAGACAGCATGGCGACTAAAACTGGGAGATAGAAAATATGATATTTTCACAGACATCCCCATACTTTCAAGAATACTCGCAAAAATCTTGGGAATGATATTCACAGTAGTGAGGATAGAATACACGCCAAAAGAGACCATCAAGATCGTGAAGGCACACTTAGACGTTGAAGAGGAGAGAATAAAAAAATATATTGAAGTTTATGGTTGCAGACCCCGCTACATACTAGACAAGTTGAAAGGTTAA
- a CDS encoding YbhB/YbcL family Raf kinase inhibitor-like protein encodes MKIRSSAFNDGERIPKKYTCDGEDVSPPLTWEDVPGETVTLTIISDDPDAPSKTWTHWLIFNIPPELNGLPENVEKVGELENGIMQGFNDFGRIGYGGPCPPSGVHRYFFKLYALDTRLNLEPGTSKEELLKAMEGHIIEKAEMIGLYSRD; translated from the coding sequence TTGAAGATTAGAAGTAGTGCATTTAATGATGGAGAGAGAATACCAAAAAAGTATACTTGCGATGGTGAAGATGTTTCACCACCACTCACTTGGGAGGACGTGCCTGGGGAGACTGTCACACTCACCATAATATCTGATGATCCGGATGCACCATCCAAAACTTGGACGCACTGGCTGATATTCAACATACCACCAGAGCTTAACGGCCTCCCAGAGAATGTTGAGAAAGTTGGAGAATTGGAAAATGGGATCATGCAAGGATTTAATGACTTTGGACGTATAGGATATGGTGGTCCATGCCCACCATCTGGCGTGCACAGATACTTCTTCAAATTATACGCACTTGACACAAGACTCAACCTTGAACCTGGAACATCCAAGGAAGAACTTCTAAAGGCTATGGAAGGACATATAATCGAAAAAGCAGAAATGATAGGATTATATTCAAGGGATTAG
- a CDS encoding acyltransferase: MGEIVMPDIRSLLFGDREEEWIRKRETENIIIGYGYKKFSKPPIIGKNPLIRSNTVIYNDVTIGDNLRTGHNVLIREKTTIGDDVLIGTNTVIEGHSKIGDNVSIQSNVYLPKKSYIEDNVFIGPCACFTNDRYPVRVKYKLRGPIIRKGASIGANTTFLSNIEVGEGAIVAAGAVVTRNVPPWSLAIGAPAKIKALPPKLRVPNRI, encoded by the coding sequence ATGGGTGAAATTGTAATGCCAGATATTAGAAGCCTTCTTTTCGGGGATAGGGAGGAAGAATGGATCCGTAAAAGGGAGACAGAGAATATAATAATAGGTTATGGTTATAAGAAGTTCAGCAAGCCCCCGATTATAGGTAAAAACCCCCTTATAAGATCTAATACTGTTATTTATAATGATGTGACCATTGGAGACAATCTACGCACAGGCCATAATGTATTGATCCGGGAGAAAACAACAATTGGAGATGATGTCCTTATAGGTACTAATACTGTCATAGAGGGACATTCCAAGATCGGGGATAATGTGAGCATACAATCCAATGTTTACTTGCCGAAAAAAAGTTATATCGAGGATAATGTCTTCATAGGACCATGCGCTTGTTTCACCAATGACAGATACCCCGTAAGGGTTAAATATAAACTCAGAGGCCCTATAATAAGGAAGGGGGCGTCCATAGGCGCTAACACGACTTTTCTCTCAAATATTGAGGTTGGAGAAGGGGCTATAGTAGCTGCTGGTGCCGTTGTAACAAGGAACGTTCCACCATGGTCACTTGCTATAGGAGCCCCTGCAAAAATCAAAGCACTACCACCAAAACTGAGAGTACCCAACAGAATATAA
- a CDS encoding 7-cyano-7-deazaguanine synthase yields MESSYLKKMIEELREEIGHERVDVNIKEAIFNKRKDELIIIAPDRSDKSAIIGKGGWVAGRLKEALGVGRVHVEAYTDIILKKYRIKLSLDKIESLIKKGIFPDQLKVFRDLLQERLDKIPEFDLLEYKIEDLKGEAIVALSGGVDSSFSTIIAKNLGFEIKAVTVDPGSIILPRHVKENIKRLSKTLKIEHEYIKADFSDIIKEALEGKFHPCGRCSKRINDKILDYARDQNIKIVIFGDLLPTSSQAVNLGDDILRLNLPALLAASKQEVKRVVSQFNIRGYEVFGCPLLGEVHKKFPHLRRYSIQRILRETRAGILEPGEALTLILGLFKEL; encoded by the coding sequence ATGGAGTCCTCATATTTAAAGAAGATGATAGAAGAACTTAGAGAAGAGATAGGCCATGAAAGGGTTGATGTAAACATCAAGGAGGCCATTTTTAACAAGAGAAAAGATGAACTCATCATAATAGCCCCTGACAGGTCAGATAAATCCGCTATAATAGGAAAGGGTGGATGGGTTGCGGGTAGGCTTAAAGAAGCCCTTGGAGTTGGCAGAGTCCATGTTGAAGCCTATACCGATATAATCCTGAAAAAGTATAGGATAAAACTTTCACTAGATAAAATAGAGTCCTTAATAAAAAAGGGAATATTCCCAGACCAATTAAAGGTTTTCAGGGATCTTCTCCAAGAAAGGCTGGATAAGATCCCAGAATTCGATCTCTTGGAGTATAAAATTGAGGACTTGAAAGGAGAGGCTATAGTAGCATTATCTGGTGGAGTTGACAGCAGCTTTTCCACAATAATCGCAAAAAACCTCGGTTTTGAAATAAAAGCCGTGACAGTAGACCCTGGGAGCATAATATTACCAAGACATGTTAAAGAAAACATAAAAAGACTATCCAAGACATTGAAAATAGAACACGAATATATTAAGGCCGATTTTTCAGATATTATAAAAGAGGCCCTTGAGGGGAAATTCCACCCATGTGGAAGATGCTCCAAGAGGATAAATGATAAAATATTAGATTATGCAAGGGATCAGAATATTAAAATTGTAATATTCGGCGATTTACTACCCACATCATCCCAGGCTGTAAATCTGGGAGATGATATTCTGAGGCTGAACCTCCCAGCACTCCTCGCAGCATCTAAACAAGAAGTAAAAAGGGTAGTCTCGCAATTCAATATCAGAGGATACGAAGTTTTTGGGTGCCCCCTCCTCGGAGAAGTGCATAAAAAATTCCCACACCTCAGACGATACTCAATACAGAGGATACTAAGGGAGACACGCGCCGGAATATTAGAACCTGGAGAGGCGCTAACCCTTATCCTAGGCCTATTCAAAGAACTTTAA
- a CDS encoding DUF3096 domain-containing protein, protein MEAKTDPRVIGILAIIIGILMIIYPYLVGYLVGIFLIVYGILKFFE, encoded by the coding sequence ATGGAAGCGAAAACTGACCCCCGCGTAATAGGAATTCTTGCAATAATTATAGGCATATTAATGATCATATACCCTTATCTTGTAGGTTATCTCGTGGGTATCTTCTTGATTGTCTATGGTATATTAAAGTTCTTTGAATAG
- the argH gene encoding argininosuccinate lyase, with protein MNLRGGRLQKRMDEEAAKFTSSLEFDHHIFHADIKCNIAHTRMLAQERIISEKTANRIIKVLEELEKEGIEALNLDPSIEDIHMAIEEYVTERVGEEAGFMHTGKSRNDQVATDLRLALKEKIREIQKELLHFMQLLVKMAEDHKETIIVGYTHLQHAQVTTFAHHLLAYAHAFKRDYERLKDTYSRVDVNPLGSAALTTTSFPINRKLTTRLLGFSDYMENSMDAVSSRDFIAETIFDLSMIAANLSRICEEIILWSTYEFNLIELADEFSSTSSIMPQKKNPDVAEIARARTSNIYSNLMGVLGILKGLPYTYNRDLQEVTPHLWDAVETCYDMIHIVRRMLSTVKVDKERGFELAISNFATATDLADAIVKERKIPFRTAHQIVGRLINHLINEGLSLLDVDTILLDKISEEVTGEKLRLDNDIIRRVIDPMENVKARNVPGGPSPRMVEESIKKLKTYIKNELKSITSS; from the coding sequence TTGAACCTTAGAGGCGGCAGACTGCAAAAAAGGATGGATGAAGAAGCTGCCAAATTCACATCATCCCTAGAATTCGACCACCACATATTCCACGCCGATATAAAATGTAACATAGCCCACACCAGGATGCTAGCCCAAGAGAGGATAATCAGCGAAAAAACCGCCAATAGGATAATAAAAGTCCTAGAAGAACTTGAAAAAGAGGGTATAGAAGCTCTCAATTTGGATCCATCAATCGAAGATATCCACATGGCCATAGAAGAATATGTCACGGAAAGGGTGGGGGAAGAAGCCGGTTTCATGCACACAGGGAAATCAAGAAACGACCAAGTAGCAACAGACCTCAGACTCGCCCTCAAAGAAAAAATACGAGAAATACAAAAAGAACTCTTACATTTCATGCAACTTTTAGTTAAGATGGCTGAAGACCATAAAGAGACAATCATAGTAGGTTACACACACCTTCAACACGCCCAGGTCACCACATTCGCACACCACTTACTCGCATATGCCCATGCATTTAAAAGAGATTATGAACGTCTAAAGGACACTTATAGTCGAGTCGACGTTAACCCTTTGGGTTCCGCGGCCTTGACAACAACTAGCTTCCCAATAAATAGAAAACTTACAACAAGATTACTAGGATTCAGTGATTACATGGAAAATTCAATGGATGCTGTAAGTAGCCGAGACTTCATAGCAGAGACCATATTCGACCTTTCAATGATAGCCGCGAACTTGAGCAGGATCTGTGAAGAGATAATACTCTGGAGCACCTATGAGTTCAATTTGATAGAATTGGCTGATGAATTCTCATCAACATCATCTATAATGCCCCAGAAAAAGAATCCGGATGTTGCTGAGATAGCTAGGGCCAGAACATCAAACATTTATAGTAATCTTATGGGCGTCCTTGGGATCTTAAAGGGTCTACCATATACATATAATCGTGATCTTCAAGAGGTCACACCACATCTTTGGGATGCTGTTGAGACATGCTATGACATGATCCATATAGTTAGGAGGATGTTATCGACGGTTAAAGTGGACAAGGAGAGGGGTTTCGAACTTGCGATTTCCAATTTCGCCACGGCAACAGACCTTGCAGATGCTATTGTGAAAGAGAGGAAAATCCCTTTTAGGACAGCTCATCAAATAGTGGGACGCCTCATCAACCATCTTATAAATGAAGGTTTAAGTCTATTAGATGTTGATACTATCCTACTGGACAAGATTAGTGAGGAGGTCACCGGGGAAAAACTCAGATTAGATAATGATATTATAAGAAGAGTCATTGACCCCATGGAAAATGTCAAGGCGCGGAATGTCCCAGGGGGTCCTTCCCCGAGGATGGTGGAGGAGTCTATCAAAAAATTGAAAACCTATATTAAAAATGAGCTTAAATCAATAACCTCATCATAA
- a CDS encoding 30S ribosomal protein S27ae: MSKYKLYEVKEDKIKRKNPFCPRCSSGVFMADHGDRYACGKCGYTQWKNR, encoded by the coding sequence ATGAGCAAATATAAATTATATGAAGTCAAAGAGGATAAGATCAAGAGGAAAAACCCATTCTGTCCCAGATGTTCAAGCGGAGTTTTCATGGCCGACCATGGGGACAGATACGCGTGTGGAAAATGTGGGTACACCCAATGGAAGAACAGGTAG
- a CDS encoding 30S ribosomal protein S24e yields MEIKITDEKENPLLSRTEIKFECLYHGEPTPKILEVKKKLVAMLNSDKDLLVVDALKPYFGEGKAKGYAKLYQDKKALEEIEQKHVIEKNLEEKMETEGEE; encoded by the coding sequence ATGGAGATCAAAATAACAGATGAAAAGGAAAACCCGCTCCTTTCAAGGACTGAGATAAAATTTGAATGCTTATATCATGGAGAGCCAACACCAAAAATACTCGAAGTTAAAAAGAAACTAGTCGCCATGCTAAACTCTGATAAGGATCTCCTTGTTGTAGACGCCCTAAAACCATACTTTGGAGAAGGCAAAGCCAAAGGATATGCTAAACTCTACCAGGACAAAAAAGCACTAGAAGAGATCGAACAGAAACATGTCATAGAAAAGAACCTAGAGGAGAAAATGGAAACCGAGGGAGAAGAATGA
- a CDS encoding GTP-dependent dephospho-CoA kinase family protein, which translates to MLILPRRLRRKLKEPLGRLYPSPMEAPIPEGAFIISVGDVTTHRLLQAGLKPRLAIIDNRVQRKASNYKIRYDAKILKCENPPGTITDELWTTIKKAIKSGDNFLIIVDGEEDLAVLPSIILAPADAIILYGQPNEGVVLIKAEKMKQKAENIIREFKEVRADGDQNNR; encoded by the coding sequence GTGTTAATCCTACCAAGGAGATTAAGGAGAAAATTAAAGGAACCTCTTGGGAGATTATACCCTTCACCCATGGAGGCGCCCATACCAGAGGGTGCATTTATAATCTCAGTGGGTGATGTTACAACACATAGACTACTCCAGGCAGGTTTAAAACCCCGCTTAGCTATAATAGATAATCGGGTTCAGAGGAAAGCCTCAAATTACAAGATTAGATATGATGCTAAAATCCTAAAATGTGAAAATCCCCCTGGAACCATAACAGATGAACTCTGGACAACTATAAAAAAGGCTATCAAATCTGGGGATAATTTCCTTATCATAGTAGATGGCGAGGAGGACCTTGCAGTTTTACCATCAATCATATTAGCACCAGCAGATGCTATTATATTATATGGACAACCCAATGAGGGTGTTGTCCTAATCAAAGCAGAAAAGATGAAGCAAAAAGCAGAAAATATAATTAGAGAATTCAAGGAGGTAAGAGCAGATGGAGATCAAAATAACAGATGA
- the spt4 gene encoding transcription elongation factor subunit Spt4 yields the protein MTLKACTKCKRITEEERCPDCGGLTSTNWSGVLIIINPEKSRIAKELSINKPGEYALRVR from the coding sequence ATGACACTCAAAGCTTGCACTAAATGTAAGAGGATTACAGAAGAAGAACGTTGCCCAGATTGTGGAGGATTAACATCCACTAATTGGAGTGGAGTGCTAATCATAATCAACCCTGAAAAGTCCCGGATAGCCAAGGAATTATCAATTAACAAACCTGGTGAATATGCGCTGAGGGTCAGATAA
- the rpoE gene encoding DNA-directed RNA polymerase, with amino-acid sequence MYYKTKIIDTVRIPPHRFEEPLEEVTFDILNETYVGKIDKKLGQMLTVIDIENIGVGKVIMGDGAAYHEVTFNALFFKPELQEVVEGEVIEIAEFGAFVRIGPMDGLVHVSQVTDDFITYDAKKRVLVGKETNRRLEEGNRVRARIVSLSLKEEGKIKIGLTMRQPGLGRLEWIEEEKRKSKK; translated from the coding sequence TTGTACTATAAGACAAAAATCATAGACACGGTTAGAATACCACCACACCGGTTTGAAGAGCCCCTAGAGGAGGTTACATTTGACATACTCAACGAAACCTATGTAGGTAAAATAGATAAGAAACTTGGACAGATGCTCACAGTAATAGACATAGAAAACATAGGAGTAGGCAAGGTTATAATGGGTGACGGGGCCGCCTACCATGAAGTAACATTCAACGCACTCTTCTTCAAACCTGAACTCCAGGAAGTAGTAGAGGGTGAAGTGATCGAGATAGCGGAATTCGGTGCATTCGTCAGGATAGGACCCATGGATGGTCTAGTCCATGTTTCACAGGTTACAGATGATTTCATAACATATGATGCCAAGAAGCGCGTCCTAGTCGGTAAAGAGACTAACAGGAGACTCGAAGAAGGCAACCGTGTAAGGGCCAGGATAGTCTCATTAAGCCTTAAAGAAGAAGGGAAGATAAAGATAGGCCTCACCATGAGACAGCCAGGACTTGGAAGGCTTGAATGGATTGAAGAGGAGAAGAGGAAGAGTAAAAAATGA
- a CDS encoding inorganic diphosphatase, with protein MNLWKDIKPGPSIPEVVYAIIEIPKGSRNKYEYDKDLEAFSLDRVLYSPFFYPADYGIIPQTLYDDGDPMDILVLIDEATFPGCIIESRPIGLMKMIDSGDQDDKILAVPVKDPHYNDVNDISDIHPHILKEIAHFFEEYKKLEDKNTEIIGWEGRQKALDAVTHSVELYKEKYPE; from the coding sequence ATGAATCTCTGGAAGGATATTAAACCGGGGCCATCAATCCCCGAGGTTGTATATGCCATAATCGAAATACCGAAGGGTTCAAGGAACAAGTACGAGTATGACAAGGACCTAGAAGCCTTTTCACTCGACAGGGTATTATATTCACCATTCTTCTACCCTGCAGATTATGGTATAATACCACAGACACTATACGACGACGGGGATCCGATGGACATCCTCGTACTCATAGACGAGGCTACATTCCCTGGTTGCATCATCGAATCAAGGCCAATAGGACTGATGAAGATGATTGACAGCGGCGACCAGGACGATAAGATACTCGCAGTACCAGTCAAAGACCCCCATTATAATGACGTGAATGATATCAGTGACATCCACCCACACATTCTAAAAGAGATAGCCCACTTCTTCGAGGAATACAAGAAACTCGAAGATAAAAATACCGAGATAATAGGATGGGAAGGCCGGCAAAAAGCATTAGATGCGGTCACCCACTCAGTAGAATTATATAAAGAAAAATACCCAGAATAA
- a CDS encoding PIN domain-containing protein has translation MIPFQFKVDIISELEKIAPNGEFIIPSFVIDELKKIKMKSKGKDRIAARIALKLAKTGPFKIVNLPLNEGESVDDALIRLSDILCTNDKELRKKARRKGVPVIYLRQKKYLTINGYIT, from the coding sequence ATGATACCATTCCAGTTCAAGGTTGATATCATCTCTGAACTGGAGAAAATAGCACCCAATGGCGAATTTATCATCCCATCATTCGTAATAGACGAACTCAAAAAGATTAAAATGAAATCCAAGGGGAAGGATAGGATCGCCGCGCGAATAGCCCTCAAATTAGCGAAAACAGGACCTTTCAAAATCGTCAACCTCCCCCTGAATGAGGGTGAAAGCGTGGATGATGCGCTAATACGCTTATCAGATATACTATGCACAAATGATAAAGAACTTAGAAAAAAGGCGCGCAGAAAAGGCGTGCCAGTCATTTACCTACGACAGAAAAAATATCTCACCATCAACGGATACATCACATAA